Proteins from a genomic interval of Symmachiella macrocystis:
- a CDS encoding DUF58 domain-containing protein has product MAENYRKFLDPRTLSKLQGLEIKARLIVEGFVSGLHKSPYHGFSIEFAEHREYVPGDDLRHVDWKVFGRSDRFYLKQYEEETNFACHILLDTSESMRYRSDQAAMSKLEYAQHVAAAISYLVLQQRDAVGLATYDNALHNFIRASSHPSQIKQLCHVMEQNPAAGESAMGPIFHEIAERINKRGLVIILSDLFDDITSLMHGLKHLRYRRHEVIVLHTIDPAEQDFPFEDPTLFKGLEGLPEQLTEPRVLRAAYQEEFEQFLREVRKGCRDMHMDYMLLRTDQPLNMALSAYLSGRSQHMHKT; this is encoded by the coding sequence GTGGCGGAAAACTATCGGAAATTTTTAGATCCGCGAACGCTGTCTAAGCTGCAGGGCTTGGAAATCAAAGCTCGACTGATCGTCGAGGGGTTCGTTTCTGGATTGCATAAAAGTCCCTATCACGGCTTCTCAATCGAGTTCGCCGAGCACCGAGAGTACGTACCAGGGGACGACTTGCGGCACGTCGATTGGAAGGTCTTCGGCCGCAGCGACCGCTTTTATCTCAAGCAGTACGAAGAAGAGACCAACTTCGCTTGCCACATCCTGCTCGATACCAGCGAATCGATGCGGTATCGCAGCGATCAGGCAGCGATGTCCAAGTTGGAATATGCCCAGCACGTCGCCGCGGCTATTTCATATTTGGTGCTGCAACAGCGCGACGCGGTCGGTTTGGCGACCTACGACAATGCCTTGCACAATTTCATCCGCGCTTCCAGCCATCCTTCGCAGATCAAACAACTCTGCCACGTGATGGAGCAGAACCCAGCAGCTGGCGAATCGGCGATGGGGCCGATTTTTCATGAGATCGCCGAACGGATCAATAAACGGGGGTTGGTAATAATCCTCAGCGACCTGTTCGACGACATCACCTCGTTGATGCACGGATTAAAACATCTGCGCTATCGCCGCCACGAAGTGATTGTGCTGCACACCATCGATCCGGCAGAGCAGGATTTTCCCTTCGAGGACCCCACGTTGTTTAAAGGACTGGAAGGTTTGCCCGAACAATTAACCGAACCCCGTGTGTTGCGCGCCGCCTACCAAGAGGAGTTCGAACAATTCCTCCGCGAAGTCCGCAAAGGCTGCCGCGACATGCATATGGATTACATGCTGCTCAGAACCGACCAACCACTCAACATGGCCCTGTCGGCGTACCTGTCGGGTCGGTCGCAGCATATGCATAAGACGTAA
- a CDS encoding AAA family ATPase produces MDGDPAPLAEFPESDHQAVARLREGYQKVKDELGKVIVGQDEVIEQLLIAIFARGHCLLVGVPGLAKTLIIHTLAETLSLSFNRIQFTPDLMPSDITGTEVIQENKSTGDRDFKFLPGPIFANVILADEINRTPPKTQAALLEAMQEHQVTTGGKRRALPEPFFVLATQNPIEQEGTYPLPEAQLDRFMFNIYVDYPDEEEEFQIVRQTTALEQSKVEKVLSAEDVAVLQDIVLKVPVADHVIRYAMQFARLTRKQKGNVPDFVDEFVNWGAGPRASQCLIWGAKARAMLHGRAYVSTEDVAAVAYPVMRHRIITNFNAEAEGVSPDEIVRRLTELIPQDPEQLAGGGKLSEIFRSANAV; encoded by the coding sequence GTGGACGGCGACCCAGCACCCCTCGCGGAATTTCCCGAATCCGACCATCAAGCGGTCGCGCGGCTCCGCGAAGGCTACCAAAAAGTCAAAGACGAACTCGGCAAAGTCATTGTCGGGCAGGACGAAGTCATCGAGCAGTTGTTGATCGCGATTTTTGCACGCGGACACTGCCTTTTGGTTGGTGTGCCCGGCTTGGCCAAAACGTTGATCATCCACACACTGGCCGAAACGCTGAGCCTGTCGTTCAATCGCATTCAGTTCACGCCCGACTTAATGCCTTCGGACATCACCGGTACCGAAGTCATTCAGGAAAATAAGTCGACCGGCGACCGCGATTTCAAATTTTTGCCCGGACCGATCTTTGCGAATGTAATCCTCGCCGACGAGATCAACCGTACCCCCCCAAAAACGCAAGCGGCGCTTTTGGAAGCGATGCAGGAACATCAAGTCACCACCGGCGGCAAGCGGCGTGCATTGCCGGAACCGTTTTTTGTGCTGGCGACACAAAACCCGATCGAGCAGGAAGGGACCTATCCGTTACCCGAAGCGCAGCTCGATCGATTCATGTTCAACATCTACGTCGACTATCCCGACGAAGAGGAAGAGTTTCAGATCGTCCGTCAAACCACGGCGCTAGAGCAGTCGAAAGTGGAAAAAGTCCTTTCCGCCGAGGATGTCGCTGTGCTGCAGGACATCGTGCTCAAAGTACCCGTTGCCGATCACGTCATTCGGTATGCGATGCAGTTCGCGCGTTTGACTCGCAAACAAAAAGGGAACGTTCCTGATTTTGTCGACGAATTTGTCAATTGGGGCGCCGGCCCACGTGCCAGTCAATGTTTGATCTGGGGTGCCAAAGCCCGCGCTATGCTGCATGGCCGCGCCTATGTCAGTACCGAAGATGTCGCCGCCGTCGCCTATCCGGTGATGCGGCATCGTATTATCACCAACTTCAATGCCGAAGCCGAAGGGGTTTCGCCCGACGAAATCGTGCGGCGACTGACGGAGTTGATTCCCCAAGACCCGGAGCAATTGGCCGGTGGCGGAAAACTATCGGAAATTTTTAGATCCGCGAACGCTGTCTAA
- a CDS encoding sugar phosphate isomerase/epimerase family protein yields MSSTVDSPASRRQFMKTTAVAAAATLVPGVASPLFAAEKDPYAGFRMGIQSYSLRGFDVTKALDTTDKLGLHYWEAYPNHIPVSTVPAQVAKYKKMLDAANVKLIAFGVLPFSKDETQARAFFDFAKAIGVETLSANPEKNKATFDLLDKLVEEYAINIAIHNHGPGAKYDKIDDVVEIVKGRNPRVGACVDTGHFLRSNEDPVEAIDRLSDRLYGVHLKDVKDAKIMTILGEGDLDVVGCLKLLKKNDYKHSLAVEYEENHENPVSDIEVCLSNVRKAVKQIG; encoded by the coding sequence ATGTCCTCAACCGTTGATTCGCCCGCCTCGCGCCGACAATTTATGAAGACGACCGCCGTCGCAGCTGCCGCTACCCTGGTCCCCGGCGTCGCCTCCCCGCTATTCGCCGCCGAGAAAGATCCTTATGCCGGTTTCCGCATGGGAATTCAAAGTTATTCGCTCCGCGGCTTCGACGTGACCAAAGCGCTGGATACGACGGACAAACTGGGACTGCACTACTGGGAAGCGTATCCCAATCACATTCCGGTTAGCACGGTCCCCGCCCAGGTGGCCAAATACAAAAAGATGCTCGACGCTGCCAATGTCAAGTTGATTGCCTTCGGCGTACTGCCGTTTAGCAAAGATGAGACGCAGGCCCGTGCGTTTTTTGATTTTGCCAAAGCCATCGGCGTCGAAACACTCAGCGCCAACCCGGAAAAGAACAAAGCAACATTCGATTTGCTGGACAAGTTGGTTGAAGAATACGCCATCAACATCGCCATCCACAACCACGGTCCCGGTGCAAAATACGACAAGATCGACGACGTGGTGGAGATCGTCAAAGGGCGGAATCCCCGCGTGGGAGCCTGCGTCGACACAGGGCATTTCCTGCGGAGCAATGAAGACCCCGTAGAAGCCATCGATCGCCTGAGCGACCGTCTGTACGGCGTGCATCTGAAGGACGTCAAGGATGCCAAAATCATGACAATCCTCGGCGAAGGAGACTTGGACGTGGTCGGCTGCCTCAAACTGCTCAAAAAGAATGACTACAAGCATTCATTGGCAGTGGAGTACGAAGAAAACCACGAGAACCCAGTCTCGGACATCGAAGTCTGCCTCTCAAACGTCCGCAAAGCCGTTAAGCAGATTGGGTGA
- a CDS encoding FxsA family protein, whose protein sequence is MLFRLMLLFTIVPFAELVLLLWLSDVTSWQFTVLLVLVTGVVGAWLTRLQGWQTWQKIQRQLSSGEAPAGTLVDALLIFVAGALLLTPGILTDAVGFSLLIPPARAVIKKWLSVKFRGSVMMSGQGAAQFWAGTQNSQNRHNEQIIEVQATHKTDSNND, encoded by the coding sequence GTGTTATTTCGTTTGATGTTGTTGTTTACGATCGTGCCGTTCGCCGAGCTGGTGTTGTTGCTGTGGCTCAGCGACGTCACGAGTTGGCAGTTTACGGTGCTGTTGGTGCTGGTGACTGGTGTAGTCGGCGCTTGGTTGACGCGGCTGCAGGGGTGGCAGACTTGGCAAAAGATTCAGCGACAACTCTCCAGCGGCGAAGCGCCCGCCGGGACGCTGGTCGATGCGCTGTTGATTTTCGTTGCTGGGGCGCTGTTACTGACGCCGGGAATCTTGACCGATGCGGTCGGTTTCAGCCTGCTGATTCCCCCCGCGCGGGCCGTGATTAAGAAGTGGTTGTCCGTCAAGTTTCGCGGCAGCGTGATGATGTCAGGGCAGGGGGCGGCGCAGTTTTGGGCCGGGACGCAAAATTCGCAAAACCGGCACAATGAGCAGATCATCGAAGTTCAAGCGACGCATAAAACGGACTCGAACAACGACTAA
- a CDS encoding carboxylesterase family protein, which produces MLRRRIRIVALMITALVAPVAIATAADTGFLDRVYTDDAGDHKYKVFVPQNYDAAKQWPVILFLHSADQRGNDGQAQVEQGLGPAIKEQADSFPFIAVFPQAEDTKGRILTAWSPDSPDGARALKILETVEKDFRVDPQQRIVTGWSMGGYGTWLMGAAKPDFWAALVPISGGGDPAIAKTIQDIPVWCFHGAKDPVVKIADDQQVIDALRKLGADPYFTVYPDAEHDAWKLAYRDPRLYTWMLDPAAPVKSTAPLLAKPRDRSIDEQKSRDAEPFVPALEIPSAISVRLGNDLLKAMAETIPQVTPPDVTRGVIANIGQGSSVQGVSFSTTLYGINYSGRLVRARVKAYTKDKVNVQVGLSDVRINISGASISGSPGPLGGGRYAQAGPMSIALGYRRPIWISFDVTPYIVNQQLKLRLRGTYFRIPNDNWSVSGPNGISASGLGMDEGRIASSLRSGLYGSKSRIENEILTAIPPMVAELEKKIDLSPAGKLVTGLWPLPVYKPRVRVWPQSVSTDDKGISIVLGATAAAIDARQAPPRPRVIAAVGPDAEQVPQTEEFQFGLAPNMLGPLTQMLIDDDAARIHLLDTPIENFKKLADRQFLSEVIPDLKHYGPDVQIWSELIMTEPLQIVDAPAKSGGEEDVAQSTMRLQLPRLLISLAIKTDATSETWTPYAELEFSASQRVIPTLQKPTSLTRALALQWQGQPELNLQARFAPDLKPEDNTIDLPRIREVLLAGWAELTEGGTASRVDIADFDLGYSKLRVNDITWAPPQIVTTFGAPGVKITNNFDQPLVYETKGPYSDWSAPFTLPSGESHYFAITYPLMYRRQVNGSYQVFTLPVGSHSAYSAPLARKPPQLYQAKEQPQEKPPADESPAQDSDAQSAKSE; this is translated from the coding sequence ATGCTTCGCCGACGGATCCGCATTGTAGCCTTGATGATTACGGCATTAGTCGCGCCAGTCGCGATTGCCACGGCCGCTGACACTGGGTTTTTGGATCGGGTTTATACCGACGACGCTGGCGATCATAAATATAAGGTCTTCGTACCCCAGAATTATGACGCGGCCAAACAGTGGCCGGTGATTTTGTTCCTGCATAGTGCGGACCAGCGCGGCAACGACGGCCAGGCGCAGGTCGAGCAAGGTTTGGGACCGGCAATCAAAGAGCAGGCGGACAGCTTTCCCTTTATTGCCGTTTTTCCGCAAGCCGAGGATACTAAGGGGCGGATTCTCACCGCATGGTCGCCCGATTCGCCCGATGGGGCGCGGGCGTTGAAGATTTTGGAGACGGTCGAAAAGGATTTCCGCGTTGATCCGCAACAGCGAATCGTGACCGGCTGGTCGATGGGGGGTTATGGAACGTGGTTGATGGGAGCGGCGAAGCCCGATTTCTGGGCTGCCTTGGTACCGATCTCCGGCGGTGGCGATCCGGCAATTGCTAAAACGATCCAAGACATTCCTGTCTGGTGCTTTCACGGCGCGAAGGATCCGGTCGTTAAAATCGCGGACGACCAACAGGTCATTGACGCCCTGCGCAAATTGGGGGCGGATCCGTATTTCACCGTTTATCCCGATGCTGAACACGATGCCTGGAAACTCGCTTATCGGGATCCTCGCTTGTATACCTGGATGCTCGATCCCGCGGCCCCTGTGAAATCGACAGCGCCGCTGCTGGCCAAACCGCGCGATCGCTCAATCGACGAACAGAAGAGTCGCGATGCGGAACCGTTTGTTCCGGCTTTGGAGATCCCAAGCGCAATCAGTGTGCGCCTGGGGAACGACCTGCTCAAGGCGATGGCCGAGACAATTCCGCAAGTGACGCCCCCGGATGTGACGCGGGGCGTCATTGCCAACATTGGGCAAGGCTCGTCGGTACAAGGCGTCTCGTTCAGTACAACGTTGTATGGCATCAACTATTCAGGCCGGCTCGTGCGAGCGCGGGTGAAAGCGTACACCAAAGACAAGGTGAACGTGCAAGTCGGGCTGAGCGACGTGCGGATCAACATCAGCGGAGCCTCGATTTCAGGTTCGCCCGGACCGCTGGGAGGCGGGCGTTATGCACAAGCCGGACCGATGAGTATCGCGCTGGGATATCGTCGGCCGATTTGGATCAGCTTTGACGTGACGCCTTATATTGTGAATCAGCAATTGAAACTTCGCTTGCGCGGCACCTACTTCCGCATTCCCAACGACAACTGGTCGGTGAGCGGTCCCAATGGGATTTCCGCGAGCGGCTTAGGTATGGATGAAGGCCGTATTGCCAGCAGTTTGCGCAGCGGGTTGTACGGTAGTAAGAGTCGCATCGAAAACGAAATTCTGACGGCGATTCCGCCGATGGTGGCGGAGTTGGAAAAGAAGATTGATCTCTCACCCGCCGGAAAACTGGTCACCGGATTGTGGCCGTTGCCGGTCTACAAGCCGCGCGTGCGGGTTTGGCCCCAATCGGTCAGTACCGACGACAAAGGGATCTCGATCGTCTTGGGCGCAACGGCGGCCGCCATTGATGCGCGTCAAGCGCCACCGCGGCCCCGTGTGATTGCCGCAGTGGGGCCCGATGCCGAGCAGGTCCCACAAACCGAGGAATTTCAATTTGGCCTGGCGCCGAACATGCTCGGCCCGTTGACACAAATGCTGATTGATGACGATGCAGCCCGTATTCATTTGCTGGATACGCCGATTGAAAATTTCAAAAAGTTGGCGGACCGCCAGTTTTTGTCCGAGGTGATTCCCGACTTAAAGCATTACGGACCCGACGTGCAGATTTGGTCGGAGTTGATCATGACCGAACCGCTGCAGATCGTCGATGCCCCCGCAAAGTCCGGTGGCGAAGAGGATGTCGCCCAATCGACAATGCGCTTGCAGCTTCCCCGATTGTTGATTTCGCTGGCAATCAAAACCGATGCGACCAGCGAGACATGGACACCGTACGCGGAACTAGAATTCTCCGCATCACAACGGGTGATTCCCACCTTACAAAAACCGACGTCACTCACGCGGGCGTTGGCGCTGCAATGGCAGGGGCAACCGGAATTGAATCTGCAAGCGCGATTCGCTCCCGACTTGAAGCCGGAAGACAACACGATTGATTTGCCGCGAATTCGCGAAGTGTTGTTGGCTGGTTGGGCGGAGTTGACCGAAGGGGGAACCGCTTCGCGAGTGGACATCGCAGATTTCGATCTCGGTTACAGCAAGCTGCGCGTCAACGACATCACCTGGGCTCCGCCGCAAATCGTCACGACCTTCGGCGCTCCCGGCGTGAAGATCACAAACAACTTCGACCAACCGCTCGTCTATGAAACGAAAGGTCCCTATAGCGACTGGAGCGCGCCCTTTACGTTGCCGTCGGGCGAGTCTCACTATTTCGCCATCACATATCCGTTAATGTACCGCCGCCAAGTCAACGGCAGTTACCAAGTCTTTACATTACCGGTCGGTTCACACTCCGCCTATTCAGCACCCCTCGCGAGAAAACCGCCGCAACTGTATCAGGCAAAAGAACAGCCCCAAGAAAAACCGCCCGCCGACGAATCTCCAGCACAGGACTCCGACGCGCAGAGTGCGAAATCGGAGTGA
- the xseA gene encoding exodeoxyribonuclease VII large subunit — protein sequence MPDVPLKTVSQLTQEIKNCLETEFPFVWVSGEISNLSRAASGHCYLTLKDDSAQLRAIMWRGTANRLKFDLHDGLEVVAAGRVEVYEARGSYQLIIEQCEPQGLGALELAFRQLHEKLAGEGLFDPEHKQPLPAIPQRIALVTSPTSAAVRDMLQVLTRRWPAAEILILPVLVQGPGAAAEIAAALRSVPQIPGVDVVITGRGGGSLEDLWAFNEEIVARAIYDCPIPVVSAVGHEIDVTIADLVADRRALTPSEAAELVVPDVRDIRAGIAQMRNRLIGGLKQQAVTARGQLDALASRRVFTQPAERVHDLQQLLDELEARNRRAVQRIVETAKQQLASSSASLDALSPLAVLGRGYSLSKIAGGTEFLKTIDDAPAGATLQTLLADGRVTSKIESTDAGQPQDFLE from the coding sequence ATGCCCGACGTCCCCTTGAAGACCGTCTCCCAGCTGACGCAGGAGATCAAAAACTGCCTGGAAACCGAATTCCCCTTCGTGTGGGTCTCGGGGGAAATCTCGAACCTCTCACGCGCCGCCTCCGGGCATTGTTACCTCACGCTCAAGGACGACTCCGCACAGTTGCGGGCGATCATGTGGCGGGGAACCGCCAATCGCTTGAAATTCGACCTGCACGACGGTTTGGAAGTCGTCGCCGCTGGACGCGTGGAAGTTTACGAAGCCCGCGGCTCGTATCAATTGATCATTGAACAGTGCGAACCGCAGGGGCTGGGCGCTCTGGAACTGGCGTTTCGCCAATTGCATGAAAAACTAGCAGGCGAGGGTCTGTTTGACCCGGAACACAAACAACCGTTGCCGGCAATTCCGCAACGTATCGCGCTGGTGACCAGCCCCACCAGCGCTGCTGTCCGGGATATGCTGCAGGTCCTCACAAGGCGCTGGCCGGCAGCGGAGATTTTGATTCTGCCGGTCCTGGTTCAGGGGCCGGGTGCTGCGGCGGAAATTGCGGCGGCACTGCGGTCCGTGCCGCAGATACCGGGCGTCGATGTCGTGATCACCGGTCGGGGCGGCGGCAGCTTGGAGGATCTCTGGGCGTTCAACGAAGAGATCGTCGCACGGGCGATTTATGATTGCCCGATCCCCGTTGTCAGCGCCGTGGGGCACGAAATCGACGTGACGATCGCCGACCTCGTGGCCGACCGCCGGGCCTTAACCCCCAGCGAAGCGGCCGAATTGGTCGTTCCCGACGTGCGTGACATCCGCGCAGGCATCGCTCAAATGCGCAATCGGCTGATTGGCGGACTGAAACAACAGGCGGTCACTGCACGGGGACAACTCGACGCTCTCGCCTCGCGACGCGTCTTCACACAACCGGCCGAACGGGTTCACGATTTGCAACAACTCCTCGACGAACTCGAGGCCCGCAACCGCCGTGCTGTGCAGCGGATTGTGGAAACCGCAAAGCAACAACTCGCGTCATCATCCGCATCGCTGGATGCCCTCAGCCCGTTAGCCGTCCTGGGCCGTGGATATTCGCTCAGCAAAATCGCAGGCGGCACGGAATTCCTTAAAACGATCGACGATGCACCGGCGGGAGCGACGTTGCAGACGCTACTCGCAGATGGTCGGGTTACCAGTAAAATCGAATCGACAGACGCGGGCCAACCGCAAGACTTTTTGGAGTAA
- a CDS encoding exodeoxyribonuclease VII small subunit, protein MAKRAKKENAAPKFEEALEQLQQIVGELEESSGGLEHSLKRFEEGIDLLRTCYQTLEQAEQKIELLTAVDEQGNLTTAPFDATSTVEQKTRKSAKKKPAEDEDGGSLF, encoded by the coding sequence ATGGCCAAACGCGCCAAAAAAGAAAACGCAGCCCCGAAGTTTGAAGAAGCTCTTGAGCAATTGCAGCAGATCGTTGGCGAACTCGAAGAGAGTTCCGGCGGATTGGAGCATTCGCTCAAACGCTTCGAAGAAGGCATCGATTTGTTGCGAACCTGTTATCAAACCTTGGAGCAAGCGGAGCAAAAAATCGAATTGCTCACCGCTGTCGACGAACAGGGCAACCTCACCACCGCCCCCTTCGATGCCACATCAACCGTGGAACAAAAAACTCGCAAGTCAGCGAAAAAGAAACCAGCCGAAGACGAAGATGGCGGCAGTCTGTTCTAA
- a CDS encoding Hsp20/alpha crystallin family protein, producing the protein MTQTQEGLTKSCCTTDQTTTEKTTEEVLNPRVDISETNEALILTVDMPGVAEEDVDITLHKQVLTIEAKKTECTHEGVNPYYVEHSAGLYQRRFKLTEEVDRDGIDATLKDGVLRLTLPKVKAEAAQKIKVMTA; encoded by the coding sequence ATGACTCAAACACAAGAGGGTTTGACCAAGAGTTGTTGCACGACGGACCAAACCACAACGGAAAAAACTACCGAAGAGGTATTGAATCCGCGCGTAGATATTTCGGAAACCAACGAGGCGTTGATTCTGACCGTCGATATGCCCGGCGTCGCTGAAGAAGATGTCGACATCACCTTGCACAAACAGGTGTTGACGATCGAAGCGAAGAAAACGGAATGCACACACGAGGGGGTCAACCCCTACTACGTCGAGCACTCCGCCGGCCTTTACCAGCGGCGGTTCAAACTCACCGAAGAGGTCGATCGCGACGGCATCGACGCAACGCTCAAGGATGGCGTGTTGCGTTTGACGTTGCCAAAGGTGAAAGCCGAAGCGGCGCAGAAGATTAAAGTGATGACGGCGTAA
- a CDS encoding Hsp20/alpha crystallin family protein produces the protein MLNTSFRKHWDPWQELNRLPVDMNRIFSGLSDAVRTGAQAFPAMNVLSGEDRLVVTAEVAGVNADDIDITVEGDMLTIKGNRPVDTLGEDEKYHRRERGTGEFSRTLRLPFEVDAAQTEAEYTQGVLTVVLHKPEASKPKKITVKRAS, from the coding sequence ATGCTGAACACTTCATTTCGAAAACATTGGGATCCGTGGCAAGAGTTGAATCGTTTGCCGGTGGATATGAATCGAATTTTTTCCGGACTTTCCGACGCGGTGCGGACCGGAGCACAAGCTTTTCCAGCCATGAACGTCTTGTCGGGTGAAGACCGTTTGGTCGTCACCGCCGAGGTTGCTGGAGTCAATGCTGACGACATTGACATCACTGTCGAAGGTGACATGCTGACGATCAAAGGAAACCGCCCGGTCGATACGTTGGGCGAGGACGAGAAGTACCATCGTCGTGAACGGGGCACGGGCGAATTTTCGCGTACGTTGCGATTGCCGTTCGAGGTCGATGCAGCACAGACCGAAGCGGAATACACTCAAGGCGTATTGACGGTTGTCCTGCACAAACCGGAAGCGAGCAAGCCCAAGAAGATCACGGTCAAACGCGCTTCGTAA